The following are encoded together in the Cervus elaphus chromosome 30, mCerEla1.1, whole genome shotgun sequence genome:
- the LOC122687015 gene encoding ferritin heavy chain-like — MTSASPSQERQNHHQDSEAAINRQIHLELYASYGYLSMSYYLDRDDVALKNFAKYFLHQSHEEREHAERLMKLQNQRGGRIFLQDIKKPGRDDWENGLNAMECALCLERSVNQSLLELHKLATEKNDPHLCDFIELHYLNEQVEAIKELGDHITNLRKMGAPGSGMAEYLFDKHTLGHIER, encoded by the coding sequence ATGACGAGCGCATCCCCCTCGCAGGAGCGCCAGAACCACCACCAGGACTCGGAGGCCGCCATCAACCGCCAGATCCACCTGGAGCTCTACGCCTCCTATGGGTACCTGTCCATGTCGTACTATTTGGACCGCGATGATGTGGCTTTGAAGAACTTTGCCAAGTACTTTCTTCACCAATCTCATGAGGAGAGGGAACATGCTGAGAGACTAATGAAGCTGCAGAACCAGCGAGGCGGCCGAATCTTCCTTCAGGATATCAAGAAACCAGGCCGTGATGACTGGGAGAATGGGCTGAATGCAATGGAGTGTGCGCTGTGCTTGGAAAGAAGTGTGAATCAATCACTACTGGAACTGCACAAACTGGCCACTGAAAAAAATGATCCCCATCTGTGTGATTTCATTGAGCTTCATTACCTGAATGAGCAGGTGGAAGCCATCAAAGAATTGGGTGACCACATAACCAACCTGCGCAAGATGGGGGCCCCTGGATCTGGCATGGCAGAGTACCTCTTTGACAAGCACACCCTGGGACACATTGAGCGCTAA